In Vespula pensylvanica isolate Volc-1 chromosome 2, ASM1446617v1, whole genome shotgun sequence, the genomic window ctttctttctttctttctttctttctttctttctctttttccttttctttttgtcattattattgtcgtaatatatgaaatgttataggaattatataatatcatgaTTTTGATATTTGTGTAACCAAAGCGATAATACCAGAGCGACAACATTTAACACAAATATACAATAGTATTCGTTAATGTCAACAtttcttatctatctatatgtgtatatatatatatatgtataatcatcttatttaatatttgaatatattattcatggTTTATTCGATAATCAAAAGGTGACGCCTCATCAAGCagaattaatatcaattcCACAAGACGATCTTGGAATAATACCGGAAGCCATGAGAGATATTTTAAGAGAGCGACTACTTTCGGGAAAAAAAATGCCGAAAATTATGTACGTCAATGCAACGGGTGCTAATCCGACTGGTGTTATTATACCActtgaaagaaggaaagaaatctaCAGGTTGGCCTGcgaatatgattttttaattctcgatGATGATCCTTATTGCTTCTTAAGTTATAGTGACGTGAgtatttatcgtatatacatatatacatatatatatataatgtatcaataaaacaaaatatgttaattaaaagaaagtaattttcttgttttatttcatttaattttttttctttttttttttttttttttttttctaataagaatcatcgaattttttaatcgattacaGGAAAAAcctaaatcatttttatctcttgaTACGGAAGGACGTGTTATCAGATTGGATTCCTTTTCTAAAGTCATTAGCAGCGGTATGAGAATCGGCTTTATAACAGCCCCAGCGCCTCTTTTAGCCAGTATTGAACTTCACTTACAAAGTAGTCACCTGCATGCACCCTCGTTATCTCAggttggtatatatataatttttctacaaatttcCTTCTAATATCTTAATATGGTATAGACATTATAGAGAATATTTCaatctaaatattattaatattttgacaTCGTATGTACGAAttaatactttcttcttttttctcctttctcctttctacaTATCTAATCGTTAAATTCATTCattacttataaaaatatgtattaaatatatcttagaTGTAAAAGATAGATCGAGTTTGAATTATCTTAATACGGTATATTAAAAAGCTTTTCAATCGGAATTGTTAATATTTGCATAAAATAGGCAATATCTagattttgattatatattcaattatatataatattattacaaaatagataacaacatatatatatatatatagacatttaaacattttgataaatgcttgataaataaaaagcgtACGccaatatgtaaatattattcactCAGTTCATACGATGAAATATTCGTCAAATGTCGAGAATCTTAGCACGCCttcgtttaattatcaattttaatgtaaaacatcaaatagaaagtaaaaaagagggagaaagagaaagagagagagagagagagagaaagagagagacgatggCGCGTGTCGAGCCTTATCACGACCGTAAAACGTTATCAATAGGTTATCGTAAAACTCATAATGCaggaaaaaatgatattgataATTTGTATTGGTTACTCTTAGGTGATGCTGTACAATCTTCTCAAGATATGGGGATACGAGGGTTTGATGAATCATAtgaatcgtataaaatatttctacaagGAACGCAGAGATATTATAGTGTCTCTGGTTGAAAAACATTTAAACGGtaaatttgaagaaagatTTAATGAATCCTTTTttgcgttttattttatttttcttttttcaatatagaaataaaaaattgattttaattaataatacatatttatatataatatatattaattgtaattatatatatatatatatatatatatatatatatattataaatatcgtaatatattaattataattttggataagaaaaaagagtcgaATTGAAAGAGTTGAATTTTTATAGGATTGGTCGATTTTGTTATACCGAACAGTGGATTCTTTTTATGGATCAAAGTACGAGGTATCACTGATACGTGGCAAATGATGATGCAGAGAGGTATAGCTGAAGGAGTTATCATGGCACCAGGTGCATCCTTTACAAAGGATCCGACGAAACCTTCTAATGCCATAAGAGCATGTTTTTCGAAAGCATCCTACGAAGAAATGAACCTGGTACGTATTTTTCAATTGTATCTGTTAATGGTAAAGACTTGTTTACGTTCAATCGATCCTTTACCATCGGTTGGTAATCtctaagaaaaattgttttttttaccATCGGTCGGACAATTTTCGAAAGTATTTAAACTTTACGTATGCAACTGAacgataaatttgattaaaatattttcgataaattgataaatggagtaaaaaaaaaaaaaaaaataaataaaatatgttttctgTATTATACAGGCAATGGAAAGATTGGCATATCTAATAAGAACGGAATTAGCCGAAAATAACTCTTTGCAGAATTTAAATTCATGACAATCAGAATTGATACGaatgaattcattttttacatGATATTCATGAATTTGTCGGCAAGCTATTTCAAGATATCTTGCGACCTACGAATTGATATAAATTCCTCCGTTTATCCTGATGGAATAACGAGGAAAATCATGAACGAAATGggatcatatattttatcgaccgTAGGGGTTTTACGGTCAGTCGGTAAAAAGGGAATTTTCTTGGGATACCGAATCATTCCTTTGCCGATTGAGTTCATCGCGAAGGTATGACGCTCGTAAGGAAACGACATCTGTACGATCGAggatatttatgataaaataatttttaacaattaccATATCGACTTGATCCATTGCGAACAAGGGTATCCGAGTGTTTTGataatttcaacgatttataattttcgttGATTATATTTCGAGATTACAATGTATAAtggttttttctctttcttacattgTCTTACAACGACACAATAACATATAAACATTTACGATAATCTATTAGTAATTAAGTATTGTATCATTTCACGATTaagttttgttaataaatggaaaattGCTTTAACATCGACCTACTcagatttttttatcgttgttaAGTTTGTTTAGGAAATaacgagataagaaagaaatttataaaaaaaaaaaaaaaaaaaaaaaaaaaagaaagaaagaaaaaaaaattcttgcgAGAAAAGGATGGAAGTTAAatcgagatagaaaggaaaagagttaCTTTTATGAAGGAGTAGAAACGGTAGGAGATACCACACTCTCACTTAACGCTAAACATCCTAACTACCAATTAATTTGCcggatttaatttaatctgcTACAATATCAAATAGATGAGAGATCCGTTCGTGCGGTCTTCTGCATGTGTCCCCGATCGAGGAATCCCAAGGGCGAGAAATTCGTTTCgacgataaaacgaagaaacaacTTGTTTCACACAGAAAATACTAATcgttttcattattactttAAACCGTTCATCGAAttgaaacgatgaaaaagtaacgatcgatgaaaaatattttctgaaaatcatcgattatcaatttaatttcacgCAGTTATACATATCGAAATGGAATTTgatttgagaaagagagagagagagagagagagattgcgTTAGAACGTAGTAAGTTAATTATACAGATTTATATGATTGAATCgcgattttttatatataaaagatatttgatagataaatcaacattttattattatcattctagataaatcgatattaaatcattatttgtgtgttcattatttattaattattatcatataaaattattatttatttcttttgtacgCACACAAAGACACACATagaaacacatacatacatgatatatatttaagtataataGTGATCctagaaaaatgtaatagcATTGCCGATAAGTCTTGTATAGATAGGTATATCGAGTATAGACACACGATGACGGATTTAAGAAAACCGACTTGTATCTTCGTAAGATGGAAGACCAAAAGAGGAAATCCCTAGGCTCGTGCTCGAAGATATAGTGTATATTAAAggacctctttctctctttctctctctttatctttttctctctcttgaagaAGATCCTATGCCACAAGGGTCTACGAGAATATAGGCCGATCATACGAATGGGCACATTTTCGAAGCTGAAGATTTGAAGGGGGAAAAAGAACCGGACcacttttctccttccttctctctctctctctctttctctctctttctctcctttaccCTTACCCTTAACGACACAATCGAAACTTTCGGTTAAAAGTCGCTAATCTCACCTTTTAGTTTTAACCGAATAATCCGATGTTTATTCGAAGATAAAAGACAcaaggtaagagagagagagagagagagagagagagagagagagagagagagagggagggagagagtggaagaaaaaaaagaaagaagaagaaaaaagattggaaGATCGTATCGAGGATTCTCgatactttctttctcatcgattATAACAcgattaatcaaattaatcgaACGTTATCTTCAATTATTAGAGAGGGAAGGCATACATGGGGAGAAAATGGCgaatgaaggaaaagaaaaaaaaaaaaaaggaaagaaacaaaaaagaaaaagaaaaagaaaggaaaggaaaggaaaggaaaagaaaacgtggCACGTAATCGAATTACAAAAGGTACTTTGGGGGTATTTCGCTTTCTACTTAACCGGGTGCTCTttctttaattagaaattgaaatctcgtaggaggagaaggagaagaaggtggagaaggagaaggaaatggaggaggaggtggaggaggaggagagggagaagaagaaggaggagaaggaacgTTCTTCTCATCGAGAATCGCGTAAGTAGGTTCTCGCTCGCGCTACAATGACGttacaatgatatttttaaacgaaatcatACAATTTTCTACGCTACATCCAACGCGAAATCATTCtgacaaaaagaaacgacgaaagcGTTAAACGAAAGATCAGATAGGATTCTTCGAAGATGTCAAAAGGACGAATTCGTGTATGAACAAAAAGGTCTGGGAGCACGAGAAGCTTgtacaaagaagaagaaagcaaaagaaaaagaaaatggaaaagaaaaaggtaaagaaaaagaaaaagaaaaagaaatctgtagaaagagaagagttcAGGTTGGACTGAGGTGTGTAGTAACAGAGGATGGTCGAGATGGGGGGATGGGTGAGGGTGGTATAGGGTGGAAAAAAGCGAAAGCATGAGAGAATCGTTGGGGCTCACCCTCGTATCAGACTGGAACCCTATAGCTGAtacgtgttctctctctctctttctctctctctctctctctctctctcttttctcatcctCCGCTACCTCCGGACCAACGGTACCGGTCTATATAACACGGGAGGCGAGGGAGTTATTCCCCGGGGGTAGGTGAGATCGGAAGGTGAGACGAGGAGGTGGTGAAAGAGGAGTAGAGAAGACaggaaagggggagagaaagagaaagagagagagagagagagagagagagagagagagagagagaaagcgagggTTCGAGCGAAACGAAAGAgtacaagaagaagagagacagagataaagggGCTGcgtgaaagatagagatagagatagagagaaagagagagagagaaagagagagagagagagatggtgagagatagatagctagagagaaacagagagagagagagagagagaatgagagggagagaaagagagatgttgGCAAGGGTGCGCGCGAGGGGTAGTGCAGTTTCGTGTTGGCATTACTCTTGATTTCCGTGGTGACGTCGCTACCTCGCCGGTCCTCTCTcacctccacctcttcctcgtcctccacctccaccttctcttcctcttccttctcttgctCCTTCTCTCGCTTCTCcaaccttctcctcctcctccttctctcccagTGTCTTGTGTTTTGCCGTTTCTGTGTAGCTGTGCTGCCCTGCTCATCCCTCGCGATACGGAGAAAGAGCACCTACCCGGACTATCCGGGAGAGATAGATCCCTTTTCCTACACCCTACGAACTTACACACTAGGACTATACCATATTAcactcctactactactactactactactactactactactattactagtagtagtactactaatactattattattattatgattattatcattattactaatacCAACACACAGGACTATCAAGAGCACAGAAAGCATGCCGAGAACGCTCCGTCAGCCTTACGGGTTGGTCTGTCTGTCTCATGCTTGCTCGCTTACTTGttttcttgcttgcttgcttgcttgcttgtctGCCTGTCTGCTTGCTTACTCGCTTACTCTCGCCTTGAGTTGAGTTGAGTTCAGTTGAGTTGAGTTCAGTTGAGTTGAATTGAGTCGACTTGACTTCTTGCCTTACCCTACCTCGCCTTACCTTACCTTACCTTACCTTACCTTACCTTACCTTACCTTATACCTTACTTTaccttccctttccttctcccttcccTTGCTTTGCCATCCCTTACCTTGCCTTCTTATTCGAGCTGGTAAAAAGGGCTGCCGTGCCCATCGCCATTATATCACGATAAAAATTCCTTCCTTACGGTCGGAGAAAAAGGGATCGCTATATCACGTGGATAAGCACGAGCAGACCCAGTAAAGAATAGCCACCG contains:
- the LOC122637963 gene encoding kynurenine/alpha-aminoadipate aminotransferase, mitochondrial-like, coding for MSFTMKQSNSSSLTIDYSSYKTELSKRRRSVITRELTKIAYSAPKSLVSLAEGMPNENTFPFTEISVKLYDGSSFTLEKSELSKALQYIPTQGYPPLLQALREFQRRVHAPPLWESRDIVIVAGAQDGLSKTLESVIGTGDPILVHDPFYPGVEVVVTPHQAELISIPQDDLGIIPEAMRDILRERLLSGKKMPKIMYVNATGANPTGVIIPLERRKEIYRLACEYDFLILDDDPYCFLSYSDEKPKSFLSLDTEGRVIRLDSFSKVISSGMRIGFITAPAPLLASIELHLQSSHLHAPSLSQVMLYNLLKIWGYEGLMNHMNRIKYFYKERRDIIVSLVEKHLNGLVDFVIPNSGFFLWIKVRGITDTWQMMMQRGIAEGVIMAPGASFTKDPTKPSNAIRACFSKASYEEMNLAMERLAYLIRTELAENNSLQNLNS